The proteins below are encoded in one region of Pseudonocardia sp. DSM 110487:
- the nrdR gene encoding transcriptional regulator NrdR: MRCPFCRHSDCRVIDSREVDDGQATRRRRSCAACGRRFTTVEEPVLAVVKRSGVTEPFSREKVVSGVRRACQGRPVDEDALQKLAHRVEEAVRAGGTAEIPSHEVGLAILGPLRELDEVAYLRFASVYKSFSSIDDFEKEISDLRRPPGADPPD; the protein is encoded by the coding sequence ATGCGCTGCCCGTTCTGCCGCCACTCGGACTGCCGGGTGATCGACTCCCGGGAGGTCGACGACGGCCAGGCCACCCGCCGCAGGAGGTCATGCGCGGCGTGCGGCCGACGCTTCACGACGGTGGAGGAGCCCGTGCTCGCCGTCGTCAAGCGCAGCGGTGTCACCGAGCCCTTCAGCCGGGAGAAGGTCGTCAGCGGGGTCCGCAGGGCCTGCCAGGGGCGGCCCGTCGACGAGGACGCGCTCCAGAAGCTCGCCCACCGCGTGGAGGAGGCCGTCCGCGCGGGAGGCACCGCCGAGATCCCCAGTCACGAGGTCGGCCTGGCCATCCTCGGCCCGCTCCGCGAGCTCGACGAGGTGGCGTACCTGCGCTTCGCCAGCGTCTACAAGTCGTTCTCCTCGATCGACGACTTCGAGAAGGAGATCTCCGACTTGCGCAGACCACCGGGCGCCGACCCGCCCGACTGA
- the lexA gene encoding transcriptional repressor LexA, with the protein MARDDPGNGTGETAQVSTFPDPPAEPAGLTPRQRKVLEVIRDWVERFGYPPSVREIGDAVGLTSTSSVHHQLRALERKGYLRRDPNRTRAVDVRGPEDTTDTPATTPEESGTRDLHPAPAMVPLLGNIAAGGPILAEQAVESVFPLPREIVGEGTLFLLNVRGDSMIEAAITDGDWVVVRQQPVAEQGEIVAAMIDGEATVKTFKRRDGHVWLMPANAAYDPIPGDDATVLGRVVAVLRRL; encoded by the coding sequence ATGGCACGGGACGACCCGGGCAACGGGACCGGCGAGACCGCGCAGGTGAGCACGTTCCCCGACCCGCCCGCCGAGCCCGCGGGCCTCACGCCGCGGCAGCGCAAGGTCCTCGAGGTGATCCGCGACTGGGTCGAGAGGTTCGGCTACCCGCCGAGCGTGCGGGAGATCGGCGACGCCGTCGGCCTCACCTCCACCTCATCGGTGCACCACCAGCTGCGAGCGCTCGAGCGGAAGGGCTACCTGCGGCGCGACCCCAACCGCACCCGCGCCGTCGACGTACGGGGGCCGGAGGACACCACCGACACCCCCGCCACCACGCCGGAGGAATCCGGCACGCGCGACCTGCACCCCGCGCCCGCGATGGTCCCGCTCCTCGGCAACATCGCCGCCGGTGGGCCGATCCTCGCCGAGCAGGCCGTCGAGAGCGTCTTCCCGCTCCCCCGCGAGATCGTCGGCGAGGGCACCCTGTTCCTGCTCAACGTCCGCGGCGACTCCATGATCGAGGCCGCCATCACCGACGGCGACTGGGTCGTCGTCCGCCAGCAGCCCGTGGCGGAGCAGGGTGAGATCGTCGCCGCGATGATCGACGGCGAGGCCACCGTCAAGACTTTCAAGCGCCGCGACGGCCACGTCTGGCTGATGCCGGCCAACGCCGCCTACGACCCGATCCCCGGTGACGATGCCACGGTGCTCGGGCGGGTCGTGGCGGTGTTGCGGAGGCTCTGA
- the hflX gene encoding GTPase HflX produces the protein MTEPVLSITADDLLRPTRGDYELEERSSLRRVAGLSTELADVTEVEYRQLRLERVVLVGVWTEGTAEQATASLAELARLAETAGSQVLDGLVQRRSRPDPATYIGSGKVDELRDAVHAAEADTVIADGELSPGQLRQLEEKLKVKVIDRTALILDIFAQHARSKDGKAQVELAQLSYLLPRLRGWGEALSRQVGGRAAGGVGIGGRGPGETKIELDRRRIRNRMAKLRREISGMKQVRETQRGVRRRQDVPSVAIVGYTNAGKSSLLNALTGAGVLVENALFATLDPTTRRTSTSDGRTYTLTDTVGFVRHLPHQLVEAFRSTLEETAGADLLLHVVDASDAIPEDQIKAVRQVLVEIGEEHGAMPRELLVVNKTDAAGELQLARLRHLLPDAVFVSAHTGDGIRLLRERVAELLPTPEVEVDLLLPYVQGSLVARVHTEGEVLSEEHTPDGTRMRARVGAELATAVLPYALVGVAPRENGAVRNGAAR, from the coding sequence ATGACTGAACCTGTCCTGTCCATCACCGCCGACGACCTGCTTCGGCCCACCCGGGGCGACTACGAGCTCGAGGAGCGCAGCTCGCTGCGCCGGGTCGCGGGTCTCTCCACCGAACTCGCCGACGTCACCGAGGTCGAGTACCGCCAGCTGCGCCTCGAGCGCGTCGTGCTCGTCGGGGTCTGGACCGAGGGCACGGCCGAGCAGGCCACCGCCTCGCTCGCGGAGCTCGCCCGGCTCGCCGAGACCGCGGGCTCCCAGGTGCTCGACGGCCTCGTCCAGCGCCGGTCGCGGCCCGACCCTGCCACCTACATCGGCTCCGGCAAGGTCGACGAGCTGCGCGACGCCGTGCACGCCGCCGAAGCCGACACCGTGATCGCCGACGGCGAGCTCTCGCCCGGCCAGCTGCGCCAGCTGGAGGAGAAGCTCAAGGTCAAGGTCATCGACCGCACCGCGCTGATCCTCGACATCTTCGCCCAGCACGCCCGCTCGAAGGACGGCAAGGCCCAGGTCGAGCTGGCGCAGCTCTCCTACCTCCTCCCGCGCCTGCGCGGGTGGGGTGAGGCGCTGTCGCGGCAGGTCGGTGGCCGGGCCGCGGGCGGCGTCGGCATCGGTGGCCGCGGGCCCGGTGAGACCAAGATCGAGCTCGACCGGCGCCGGATCCGCAACCGGATGGCCAAGCTCCGCCGCGAGATCTCCGGCATGAAGCAGGTGCGCGAGACGCAGCGCGGGGTGCGGCGGCGCCAGGACGTGCCGTCGGTCGCGATCGTCGGCTACACCAACGCCGGCAAGTCGAGCCTGCTCAACGCCCTCACCGGGGCGGGCGTGCTGGTCGAGAACGCGCTGTTCGCCACCCTCGACCCCACCACGCGCCGCACGTCCACCAGCGACGGGCGCACCTACACGCTCACCGACACCGTCGGGTTCGTCCGGCACCTGCCGCACCAGCTCGTCGAGGCGTTCCGCTCCACGCTGGAGGAGACCGCGGGCGCCGATCTGCTGCTGCACGTCGTCGACGCCTCCGACGCGATTCCGGAGGACCAGATCAAGGCCGTCCGGCAGGTGCTGGTCGAGATCGGCGAGGAGCACGGCGCGATGCCGCGCGAGCTGCTCGTGGTCAACAAGACCGACGCGGCCGGAGAGCTCCAGCTGGCCCGGTTGCGGCACCTGCTGCCGGACGCGGTGTTCGTCTCCGCCCACACCGGTGACGGAATCCGGCTGCTGCGCGAGCGGGTCGCCGAGCTGCTCCCGACGCCCGAGGTCGAGGTCGACCTGCTCCTGCCGTACGTGCAGGGCTCGCTCGTCGCCCGCGTGCACACCGAGGGCGAGGTGCTGAGCGAGGAGCACACGCCCGACGGCACCCGGATGCGGGCCCGCGTCGGGGCGGAGCTGGCCACGGCCGTGCTGCCGTACGCCCTGGTCGGAGTGGCGCCCCGGGAGAACGGCGCTGTGCGGAACGGCGCTGCCCGCTGA
- a CDS encoding transcriptional regulator, with protein MSTQRRPATEAEIATLASAVRLRIIRLTLQEPLTNAQIAHRLHRDPATTLHHVRRLVRHGFLEALPARPGPRGSTEIPYRGTRLSWSLEGAERDPSLGEAVLQAYLDEVTEVGIGALEQSRLAVRLAPAEAAALRSELSGLLDRYAALPESPAGEAVAVYLSIYPAEPPPGDARNQTGRPER; from the coding sequence GTGTCCACGCAGCGCAGGCCGGCCACCGAGGCGGAGATCGCCACGCTCGCCTCCGCCGTCCGGCTGCGGATCATCCGGTTGACGCTGCAGGAGCCGTTGACGAACGCGCAGATCGCTCACCGGCTGCACCGGGACCCGGCCACGACGCTGCACCACGTTCGTCGGCTGGTCCGGCACGGGTTCCTCGAGGCGCTCCCGGCCCGGCCGGGCCCGCGCGGTTCGACCGAGATCCCGTACCGGGGCACCCGGCTGTCCTGGTCGCTGGAAGGCGCCGAGCGCGATCCGTCGCTCGGCGAGGCGGTGCTCCAGGCCTATCTGGACGAGGTCACCGAGGTCGGAATCGGCGCGCTGGAGCAGAGCCGGCTCGCGGTCCGGCTGGCCCCGGCCGAGGCGGCCGCGCTGCGCTCCGAGCTGTCCGGGCTGCTCGACCGCTACGCCGCGCTCCCGGAGTCGCCTGCCGGCGAAGCCGTTGCGGTCTACCTCTCGATCTACCCGGCGGAGCCGCCGCCCGGCGACGCGCGGAATCAGACAGGACGTCCGGAGCGTTGA
- a CDS encoding MFS transporter — translation MSLWRHRDFLLLWAGETVSQVGTMVSHLALPLLAATSLGATAWEMGLLVAAERGAFLLVGLPAGVVMDRVRRRPVMIAADLVRFVLFASIPLAWALGVLTFAQLLVVALLAGVATVFFDVGYQSVLPAVVGRAGLVDGNVKLESTRAAAETAGPALGGGLVQLVGAAAAVLLDAVTYLVSAAFLLRMRTREAVPARDPARSLRADMAQGLRYVLGHPLLRPITLCTGTANLFSGVLAAVSVLFLARELGQPPAVIGLVLAAGSVGGVLGALTAGRWIRGLGQGRTVVTALLVTGPVALVLPLTTPGAGLAWFALGMAAVWYGGVVYNVAQVSFRQSVCPDHLLGRMNASIRFLVWGTIPIGGLLGGALGELLGLRATLLVTAVGMVLSPVWVVASPLRRLRDLPDAVPQA, via the coding sequence ATGAGCCTGTGGCGGCACCGTGACTTCCTGCTGCTCTGGGCAGGCGAGACGGTCAGCCAGGTCGGCACGATGGTCAGCCACCTCGCGTTGCCGCTGCTCGCCGCCACCTCGCTCGGCGCGACGGCCTGGGAGATGGGGCTGCTGGTCGCCGCGGAGCGCGGGGCGTTCCTGCTGGTGGGACTCCCCGCGGGGGTGGTCATGGACCGCGTGCGGCGACGGCCGGTGATGATCGCCGCCGATCTGGTGCGGTTCGTCCTGTTCGCGAGCATCCCGCTGGCGTGGGCGCTCGGGGTCCTGACGTTCGCGCAGCTACTGGTCGTCGCGCTGCTCGCCGGCGTCGCGACGGTGTTCTTCGACGTCGGCTACCAGTCCGTGCTGCCGGCCGTCGTCGGGCGCGCGGGCCTCGTCGACGGCAACGTGAAGCTGGAGTCGACGCGTGCCGCGGCCGAGACGGCCGGGCCCGCGCTGGGCGGTGGGCTCGTGCAACTGGTCGGCGCGGCGGCCGCGGTGCTGCTCGACGCGGTCACCTACCTCGTCTCCGCCGCGTTCCTCCTGCGGATGCGCACCCGGGAGGCGGTCCCCGCCCGCGACCCGGCCCGCTCGCTGCGCGCCGACATGGCCCAGGGACTGCGCTACGTCCTCGGTCACCCGCTGCTGCGCCCGATCACGCTGTGCACCGGCACCGCCAACCTGTTCAGCGGGGTGCTCGCCGCCGTGTCGGTGCTGTTCCTCGCCCGTGAGCTGGGTCAGCCGCCGGCGGTGATCGGGCTGGTGCTCGCCGCCGGCAGCGTGGGCGGGGTGCTCGGCGCGCTCACCGCGGGCCGGTGGATCCGCGGGCTCGGGCAGGGGCGCACCGTCGTCACGGCGCTGCTGGTGACCGGTCCGGTCGCCCTCGTGCTCCCCCTCACGACGCCGGGCGCGGGGCTCGCGTGGTTCGCGCTGGGCATGGCCGCGGTCTGGTACGGCGGGGTGGTCTACAACGTCGCGCAGGTGAGCTTCCGCCAGTCGGTGTGCCCGGACCATCTGCTCGGCCGGATGAACGCGAGCATCCGGTTCCTCGTGTGGGGCACGATCCCCATCGGCGGGTTGCTCGGCGGCGCGCTCGGCGAACTGCTCGGGCTGCGAGCGACGCTGCTGGTCACGGCGGTGGGCATGGTGCTCAGCCCGGTGTGGGTGGTCGCCTCACCGCTACGGCGCCTGCGTGACCTCCCGGATGCCGTGCCTCAGGCCTGA
- the dapF gene encoding diaminopimelate epimerase produces the protein MVRFSKGHGTENDFVLLPDPDGELDLTPARVTALCDRRRGLGADGVLRVVRWDALGEGPAPQPGVEWFMDYRNADGSIAEMCGNGVRVYARYLEHAGWLPGTEVRLGTRGGVRTVRVAGEEISVDMGPAAAGEESTASVDGQAFAGVAVDVGNPHLACVTDVELHGLDLTRPPGHDPALFPHGVNVEFVTALEGDEVAMRVHERGVGETRSCGTGTVAAVVAVLRHVGRDTGTVTVRAPGGRLRVTVEAGTTVLHGPAVLVAHGELTPSWWSQA, from the coding sequence GTGGTGCGTTTCAGCAAGGGACACGGCACGGAGAACGACTTCGTGCTGCTCCCGGACCCCGACGGCGAGCTCGACCTGACGCCGGCCAGGGTCACGGCGCTGTGCGACCGCCGCCGCGGCCTCGGGGCCGACGGCGTGCTGCGGGTCGTGCGCTGGGACGCGCTGGGTGAGGGACCCGCACCCCAACCGGGTGTCGAGTGGTTCATGGACTACCGCAACGCCGACGGCAGCATCGCCGAGATGTGCGGCAACGGCGTACGCGTCTACGCCCGCTACCTGGAGCACGCCGGTTGGCTCCCCGGCACCGAGGTGCGCCTGGGCACGCGGGGAGGGGTGCGCACGGTGCGCGTGGCAGGCGAGGAGATCTCAGTCGACATGGGCCCGGCAGCCGCCGGCGAGGAGAGCACGGCCAGCGTCGACGGGCAGGCGTTCGCCGGCGTGGCGGTCGACGTCGGCAACCCGCACCTCGCCTGCGTCACGGACGTGGAGCTGCACGGCCTCGACCTCACCCGGCCACCCGGCCACGATCCCGCCCTGTTCCCGCATGGGGTGAACGTCGAGTTCGTCACCGCGCTCGAAGGCGACGAGGTCGCCATGCGGGTGCACGAGCGCGGGGTGGGGGAGACCCGCTCGTGCGGCACTGGCACGGTGGCCGCCGTCGTCGCGGTGCTGCGGCACGTCGGCCGGGACACCGGGACGGTCACGGTGCGAGCGCCGGGCGGGCGGCTGCGCGTCACGGTGGAGGCAGGCACCACGGTCCTGCATGGTCCCGCCGTGCTCGTGGCGCACGGTGAGCTGACGCCCTCCTGGTGGTCTCAGGCCTGA
- the miaA gene encoding tRNA (adenosine(37)-N6)-dimethylallyltransferase MiaA: MDPQHMTRLIAVVGPTATGKSDLGVALAAELGGEVVNADAMQLYRGMDVGTAKLTPRERAGVPHHLLDVLDVTDTAAVAAYQREARDVVERLLAAGSTPVLVGGSGLYVQAVIDDLEFPGTDPALRAELEAELAERGPAALHSRLAAVDPAAAEVVLPSNGRRIVRALEVVALTGKPFPARLPTSGTPRYDAVLLGIDRPTGELDLRIARRVARMFAAGLVAETRELLARGLREGRTASRALGYQQVVAALDGEGDLATAAADTVVATRRFVRRQRSWFRRDRRIHWLDGAGPDPFGAALRHVGS, translated from the coding sequence ATGGACCCCCAGCACATGACCCGGCTGATCGCGGTCGTCGGCCCCACCGCGACCGGCAAGTCCGACCTCGGGGTGGCATTGGCTGCGGAGCTGGGCGGCGAGGTGGTCAACGCCGACGCGATGCAGCTCTACCGCGGGATGGACGTCGGCACGGCCAAGCTCACGCCCCGCGAACGGGCGGGCGTGCCGCACCACCTGCTCGACGTCCTCGACGTCACCGACACGGCCGCGGTTGCGGCCTACCAGCGGGAGGCGCGCGACGTCGTCGAGCGACTGCTCGCGGCGGGCAGCACACCGGTCCTGGTGGGCGGGTCGGGCCTGTACGTGCAGGCGGTCATCGACGACCTGGAGTTTCCCGGTACCGATCCCGCACTGCGGGCCGAGCTGGAGGCCGAGCTGGCCGAGCGCGGGCCCGCCGCTCTGCACAGCCGGCTCGCCGCGGTCGACCCGGCCGCAGCCGAGGTGGTGCTGCCCTCGAACGGCCGCCGGATCGTGCGGGCCCTCGAAGTGGTCGCGCTCACCGGGAAGCCGTTCCCGGCCCGTCTGCCCACATCGGGCACACCCCGTTACGACGCCGTGCTGCTCGGGATCGACCGTCCGACCGGCGAGCTCGACCTGCGCATCGCGCGCCGCGTCGCCCGCATGTTCGCGGCGGGGCTCGTCGCCGAAACACGTGAACTGCTCGCGCGCGGGCTCCGCGAGGGCCGCACCGCGTCACGGGCCCTGGGGTACCAGCAGGTCGTGGCCGCACTGGACGGCGAAGGGGATCTGGCCACCGCGGCGGCCGACACGGTGGTGGCCACCCGCCGGTTCGTCCGCCGCCAGCGCTCGTGGTTCCGGCGCGACCGGCGCATCCACTGGCTGGACGGCGCCGGCCCCGACCCGTTCGGGGCAGCGTTGCGGCACGTAGGCTCGTGA
- a CDS encoding DUF349 domain-containing protein translates to MTHATVAQASSDPGRWGRVDAEGTIYVRTADGERVVGSWQAGEPEEGLAHFARRFDDMLTEVELLSTRLAAGGGDPKHTLTSAKTIRDGLDDATVVGDLVGLRARLDELVADAEAAVGAARSARDAQRSAAVARKEALVAEAETLAAEATQWKQAGDRFKSILDEWRTIRGIDRKTDELLWKRFSKARESFNRRRGSHFADLDRQRATAKARKEELALEAEKLADSDDWGPTAARFRDLMAEWKAAGRAQKEADDTLWQRFRTAQDAFFARRSDTFAERDAEFAANADAKKALLVEAEKIDVSDPAAARAALRGIQERWEEIGKVPRDEIRPLEARLRAVEEKVRDAANRQWQRTDPEAEARVAQFRERVAQFEAQAEKARAAGDARRAQQAESQADQWREWLATAEQAVQHR, encoded by the coding sequence GTGACGCACGCCACCGTCGCCCAGGCGAGTTCGGACCCGGGCCGCTGGGGCCGCGTCGACGCCGAGGGCACCATCTACGTCCGCACCGCCGACGGCGAGCGGGTCGTCGGATCGTGGCAGGCAGGTGAGCCGGAGGAGGGGCTCGCCCACTTCGCCCGCCGGTTCGACGACATGCTCACCGAGGTCGAGCTGCTCTCCACCCGGCTCGCGGCGGGCGGCGGCGACCCGAAGCACACGCTGACCAGCGCGAAGACGATCCGCGACGGGCTGGACGATGCCACCGTCGTCGGCGATCTCGTGGGCCTGCGCGCCCGCCTCGACGAGCTGGTGGCCGATGCGGAGGCCGCGGTGGGCGCCGCCCGCTCCGCCCGCGACGCGCAGCGCAGCGCGGCCGTTGCGCGCAAGGAGGCCCTCGTGGCCGAGGCAGAGACGCTCGCCGCGGAAGCCACGCAGTGGAAGCAGGCGGGCGACCGGTTCAAGTCGATCCTCGACGAGTGGCGCACGATCCGCGGCATCGACCGCAAGACCGACGAGCTGCTGTGGAAGCGGTTCTCGAAGGCCCGCGAGTCGTTCAACCGGCGCCGCGGCTCCCACTTCGCCGACCTCGACCGCCAGCGCGCCACGGCGAAGGCGCGCAAGGAGGAGTTGGCCCTCGAGGCGGAGAAGCTCGCCGACTCCGACGACTGGGGCCCCACTGCCGCGCGGTTCCGCGACCTGATGGCCGAGTGGAAGGCGGCGGGCCGCGCCCAGAAGGAGGCCGACGACACGCTGTGGCAGCGCTTCCGCACCGCCCAGGACGCGTTCTTCGCCCGGCGCTCCGACACGTTCGCCGAGCGTGACGCCGAGTTCGCGGCGAACGCCGATGCGAAGAAGGCCCTCCTCGTGGAGGCCGAGAAGATCGACGTCTCGGACCCGGCGGCGGCACGCGCCGCTCTGCGCGGGATCCAGGAGCGCTGGGAGGAGATCGGCAAGGTCCCGCGCGACGAGATCCGCCCCCTCGAGGCCCGCCTCCGCGCCGTCGAGGAGAAGGTTCGCGACGCGGCCAACCGCCAGTGGCAGCGCACCGACCCGGAGGCCGAGGCACGAGTGGCGCAGTTCCGCGAGCGGGTGGCCCAGTTCGAGGCCCAGGCAGAGAAGGCACGGGCCGCGGGCGACGCCCGCCGTGCTCAGCAGGCCGAGAGCCAGGCCGACCAGTGGCGCGAGTGGCTGGCGACGGCGGAGCAGGCGGTCCAACACCGCTGA
- a CDS encoding DUF559 domain-containing protein yields the protein MTMHPTLLRLLQAQDGLVTSAQAEEHGFPTRTLRRRAQDDGWERVAPRVYLAGGREYGDRPRIRAAWLWAGDTGVVSGPAAAWWHGMLDRGPSEVTVTVPRRVGLRGYPGVRVRRRDLDPDDVTHAKGIRLTGHALTALETAITVPDGSAFLDRALQKHVPFHDVYLAYCRNMGARGFARAAALLTAAADRADSAAERILVTLLRAAGITGWTPGLPFQQWKIDIGFPAERIAIEIDSWAWHTDVQRFRTDRFKGNALVGAGWTLLRFTWHDLTNRPDYVIAQIRAALHTAAATA from the coding sequence ATGACCATGCACCCGACGCTGCTGAGACTCCTCCAGGCCCAGGACGGCCTTGTCACCTCCGCACAGGCCGAGGAGCACGGGTTCCCGACGCGGACACTGCGCAGGCGCGCCCAGGACGACGGCTGGGAACGAGTGGCGCCTCGCGTGTACCTGGCCGGTGGGCGCGAGTACGGCGATCGCCCCCGCATCCGGGCGGCCTGGTTGTGGGCCGGCGACACCGGCGTGGTGTCCGGGCCCGCCGCGGCGTGGTGGCACGGGATGCTGGACCGAGGTCCGTCCGAGGTCACGGTCACCGTGCCGCGGCGCGTCGGCCTCCGGGGCTACCCGGGCGTCAGGGTGCGCAGACGGGACCTCGATCCTGACGACGTCACACATGCGAAGGGCATCCGGCTGACGGGTCACGCGCTCACGGCCCTCGAGACCGCGATCACGGTGCCGGACGGCTCGGCCTTCCTCGACCGCGCCCTGCAGAAGCACGTCCCGTTCCATGACGTGTACCTGGCCTACTGCCGCAACATGGGCGCCCGTGGCTTCGCCCGCGCCGCCGCACTGCTCACCGCCGCCGCCGACCGCGCGGACTCCGCAGCGGAACGGATCCTCGTCACGCTTCTCCGCGCGGCCGGGATCACCGGCTGGACGCCCGGACTCCCGTTCCAGCAGTGGAAGATCGACATCGGGTTCCCTGCGGAGCGGATCGCAATCGAGATCGACAGCTGGGCCTGGCACACCGACGTGCAGCGCTTCCGCACCGATCGCTTCAAAGGAAACGCCCTGGTCGGAGCCGGCTGGACCCTCCTGCGCTTCACATGGCACGACCTGACGAACCGCCCCGACTACGTCATCGCCCAGATCCGGGCCGCCCTGCACACGGCCGCCGCCACCGCATGA